In a single window of the Hirundo rustica isolate bHirRus1 chromosome 7, bHirRus1.pri.v3, whole genome shotgun sequence genome:
- the TFPI gene encoding tissue factor pathway inhibitor isoform X1, with product MKGRKKGHSLPSPFTLLFFCIAGHATAELDGSKEEHVVGAALPPLKLVHSFCAMKADDGPCKAIHIRYFFNIKSRKCEVFEYGGCHGNENNFLTLEECQEKCVVTELPQKMTLAKIKKALFPGKPDFCFHAQEPGVCRGYFTRYFYNKDTKLCEAFKYGGCLGNQNNFRSLEECQTTCQDNSNLLPTVRAEEHPNIVNSSSFPAEEHPNTLNSSSPAEEHPNTLNSSSPAGEHPNTVNSSSPAEEPSQSPGIFVNLLPAAPNEKTNTLNSSSPREEPNQFPFFFEPPPVPSLCMTPMDKGLCRAKELRFFYNYSTGRCRPFSYSGCGGNENNFISRKSCLRICKKGFNKKKGERRLIKIKKKRKKQPVKALGMEILPERMQL from the exons GCGCTGCTTTGCCACCACTGAAGCTCGTGCACTCATTCTGTGCCATGAAGGCAGACGATGGTCCGTGCAAAGCCATCCACATCCGCTATTTCTTCAATATTAAAAGCCGCAAGTGTGAAGTGTTTGAATATGGCGGGTGCCATGGCAATGAGAACAACTTCCTAACGCTGGAGGAATGCCAGGAGAAGTGTGTGGTAACAG AATTGCCTCAGAAGATGACGTTAGCAAAAATTAAGAAAG CATTGTTTCCAGGAAAGCCTGACTTCTGCTTCCACGCCCAAGAGCCGGGAGTCTGCCGAGGTTATTTTACCAGGTACTTCTACAACAAAGACACGAAACTGTGCGAAGCGTTCAAGTACGGCGGGTGCCTAGGAAACCAGAACAACTTCAGGAGTTTGGAGGAGTGCCAGACTACCTGCCAAGACAACT caaaTTTATTGCCAACTGTTAGAGCAGAAGAGCATCCCAACATTGTGAACAGCAGTAGTTTCCCAGCAGAAGAGCATCCCAACACTCTGAACAGCAGTTCCCCAGCAGAAGAGCATCCCAACACTCTGAACAGCAGTTCCCCAGCAGGAGAGCATCCCAACACTGTgaacagcagctccccagcagagGAACCCAGCCAGtctcctgggatttttg tcaaTTTGTTGCCAGCTGCTCCAAATGAGAAGACCAACACTCTGAACAGTAGTTCCCCAAGGGAGGAACCCAACCagttcccctttttttttg AACCACCTCCCGTCCCTTCTTTGTGCATGACCCCCATGGACAAAGGACTGTGCAGAGCCAAAGAATTAAGATTTTTCTACAACTACTCGACTGGGAGGTGTCGCCCATTTAGCTACAGCGGCTGTGGTGGGAATGAGAATAATTTCATCTCCAGAAAGTCGTGCTTGAGGATCTGCAAGAAAG GATTCAATAAGAAAAAAGGTGAAAGAAGATtaataaaaatcaagaaaaaaagaaagaaacagccaGTAAAGGCTCTGGGCATGGAAATCCTCCCTGAAAGAATGCAACTTTGA
- the TFPI gene encoding tissue factor pathway inhibitor isoform X2, with translation MKGRKKGHSLPSPFTLLFFCIAGHATAELDGSKEEHVVGAALPPLKLVHSFCAMKADDGPCKAIHIRYFFNIKSRKCEVFEYGGCHGNENNFLTLEECQEKCVVTELPQKMTLAKIKKGKPDFCFHAQEPGVCRGYFTRYFYNKDTKLCEAFKYGGCLGNQNNFRSLEECQTTCQDNSNLLPTVRAEEHPNIVNSSSFPAEEHPNTLNSSSPAEEHPNTLNSSSPAGEHPNTVNSSSPAEEPSQSPGIFVNLLPAAPNEKTNTLNSSSPREEPNQFPFFFEPPPVPSLCMTPMDKGLCRAKELRFFYNYSTGRCRPFSYSGCGGNENNFISRKSCLRICKKGFNKKKGERRLIKIKKKRKKQPVKALGMEILPERMQL, from the exons GCGCTGCTTTGCCACCACTGAAGCTCGTGCACTCATTCTGTGCCATGAAGGCAGACGATGGTCCGTGCAAAGCCATCCACATCCGCTATTTCTTCAATATTAAAAGCCGCAAGTGTGAAGTGTTTGAATATGGCGGGTGCCATGGCAATGAGAACAACTTCCTAACGCTGGAGGAATGCCAGGAGAAGTGTGTGGTAACAG AATTGCCTCAGAAGATGACGTTAGCAAAAATTAAGAAAG GAAAGCCTGACTTCTGCTTCCACGCCCAAGAGCCGGGAGTCTGCCGAGGTTATTTTACCAGGTACTTCTACAACAAAGACACGAAACTGTGCGAAGCGTTCAAGTACGGCGGGTGCCTAGGAAACCAGAACAACTTCAGGAGTTTGGAGGAGTGCCAGACTACCTGCCAAGACAACT caaaTTTATTGCCAACTGTTAGAGCAGAAGAGCATCCCAACATTGTGAACAGCAGTAGTTTCCCAGCAGAAGAGCATCCCAACACTCTGAACAGCAGTTCCCCAGCAGAAGAGCATCCCAACACTCTGAACAGCAGTTCCCCAGCAGGAGAGCATCCCAACACTGTgaacagcagctccccagcagagGAACCCAGCCAGtctcctgggatttttg tcaaTTTGTTGCCAGCTGCTCCAAATGAGAAGACCAACACTCTGAACAGTAGTTCCCCAAGGGAGGAACCCAACCagttcccctttttttttg AACCACCTCCCGTCCCTTCTTTGTGCATGACCCCCATGGACAAAGGACTGTGCAGAGCCAAAGAATTAAGATTTTTCTACAACTACTCGACTGGGAGGTGTCGCCCATTTAGCTACAGCGGCTGTGGTGGGAATGAGAATAATTTCATCTCCAGAAAGTCGTGCTTGAGGATCTGCAAGAAAG GATTCAATAAGAAAAAAGGTGAAAGAAGATtaataaaaatcaagaaaaaaagaaagaaacagccaGTAAAGGCTCTGGGCATGGAAATCCTCCCTGAAAGAATGCAACTTTGA